The proteins below are encoded in one region of Triticum aestivum cultivar Chinese Spring chromosome 1B, IWGSC CS RefSeq v2.1, whole genome shotgun sequence:
- the LOC123099190 gene encoding CTD small phosphatase-like protein 2 — MANQVAYEVIEIMEDDNSVGEECWDLLEVIRSFAFQDLTPASTSSPHFQASSEFNVEDYVNEGGDGILSAPSFFADGDGILAAPNHTIINSNQKTQDAGQSCSLLSSSPTEDSPLYMLATSDGVLRNKYAMDESTTMSVSHGVLPSMQENVGASSIAFAGTTADMCFVNNPQSQFLGQPSTCSSPEIIDLSEMDDMDETDDVPMELAPIPELDVLTDMDQIVDVPILLPRKNVTLALDLDGTLIHSARCKHGADFSFPMRRGEEEYTVYVKKRPHVDAFLEEAAHMFELVVFTASTSSYANQVVNALDPENRLISRRFFRESCVSVDGSYQKDLTIIEADLAKVAIVDNTPEVFQQHVNNGIPIKSWSSDRYDISLLELIPFLETIADADDVRPIIANKFAN, encoded by the exons ATGGCGAACCAGGTAGCTTATGAGGTTATTGAGATCATGGAGGATGACAATTCAGTAGGTGAAGAATGTTGGGATTTGCTTGAG GTTATTCGTTCTTTTGCTTTTCAG GATTTAACTCCAGCGTCCACTTCCTCACCACATTTTCAGGCCAGTTCTGAGTTTAATGTAGAAGATTATGTCAATGAAG GTGGAGATGGAATTCTATCAGCACCTTCCTTTTTTGctgatggagatggaattttagcAGCACCAAATCATACTATCATCAATAGTAATCAAAAAACTCAAGACGCGGGTCAGAGTTGCAGCCTGCTGTCCAGTTCCCCAACTGAGGATTCTCCTCTTTATATGCTTGCTACTTCAGATGGGGTTCTACGTAATAAATATGCTATGGATGAATCGACAACCATGAGTGTCAGTCATGGAGTACTCCCTTCCATGCAGGAAAATGTAGGGGCCAGCAGTATTGCCTTTGCTGGTACAACTGCAGACATGTGCTTTGTAAATAACCCGCAGTCTCAATTCCTTGGTCAGCCTTCAACTTGCTCTTCGCCTGAAATAATTGATCTTAGTGAGATGGATGACATGGATGAAACTGATGATGTACCAATGGAACTAGCACCCATACCTGAATTAGATGTTCTTACTGACATGGATCAGATTGTTGACGTACCAATATTACTACCTAGGAAGAATGTCACTCTTGCACTTGATCTCGATG GCACCCTTATCCACTCAGCAAGGTGCAAGCATGGCGCGGACTTCTCATTCCCTATGCGCCGTGGAGAAGAAGAGTACACTGTCTATGTGAAGAAGAGACCACATGTAGACGCCTTCCTTGAAGAGGCGGCTCATATGTTTGAGCTTGTTGTATTTACGGCTAGCACAAGCTCTTATGCAAACCAAGTGGTTAATGCATTGGATCCTGAGAACAGACTGATATCACGGCGTTTTTTTCGGGAGTCATGTGTCTCGGTAGATGGAAGCTATCAGAAGGATCTGACCATTATTGAAGCTGATCTTGCAAAGGTTGCAATTGTTGACAATACCCCTGAG GTTTTCCAGCAACATGTGAATAATGGGATACCCATAAAGAGCTGGTCAAGTGACCGGTATGATATTTCGCTGCTTGAGCTGATCCCCTTCTTGGAAACAATTGCTGACGCGGATGATGTCCGGCCAATCATTGCAAACAAATTTGCCAATTAA